The proteins below are encoded in one region of Brevundimonas fontaquae:
- a CDS encoding cbb3-type cytochrome c oxidase subunit II, whose protein sequence is MNRVIPLGIFALAILAFATLMLVILPGIQIRGEAPTPGLLPYTEAELRGRAVYVSEGCVYCHSQQPRALDQAPDGERGWGRAAVASDYFYDQPHQLGTMRTGPDLQNVGARLPSEGWHMTHLYQPRAIYDWSIMPAYPYLFEIKDKAAPGDVVVALPERYAPKGKVVVARPQARDLVAYLRSLDRTFPAPPTAVRDDGYSEKGEPK, encoded by the coding sequence ATGAACCGCGTCATCCCTCTGGGCATCTTCGCCCTCGCCATCCTGGCGTTCGCCACCCTGATGCTGGTCATCCTCCCCGGCATCCAGATCCGCGGAGAAGCGCCCACGCCGGGTCTGCTGCCCTACACAGAGGCGGAGCTCCGGGGACGGGCGGTCTATGTCTCCGAGGGCTGCGTCTATTGTCACAGCCAGCAGCCCCGCGCCCTGGACCAGGCGCCGGATGGCGAACGGGGCTGGGGACGGGCGGCGGTGGCCTCCGACTATTTCTACGACCAACCCCACCAGCTCGGCACCATGCGCACCGGGCCGGATCTTCAGAATGTGGGCGCCCGGCTGCCGAGCGAAGGCTGGCACATGACCCATCTCTATCAGCCGCGCGCGATCTACGACTGGAGCATCATGCCGGCCTATCCTTATCTGTTCGAGATCAAGGACAAGGCCGCGCCGGGCGACGTTGTCGTCGCGCTTCCGGAACGCTATGCGCCCAAGGGCAAGGTCGTGGTGGCGAGGCCGCAGGCGCGCGACCTTGTGGCCTATCTGCGCAGTCTGGACCGCACCTTCCCTGCCCCGCCCACCGCTGTCCGCGACGACGGCTACAGCGAAAAGGGCGAGCCGAAATGA
- a CDS encoding cbb3-type cytochrome c oxidase subunit I, translating into MSVTIGLLLALSFLVSLLALAFLIWAVTNRQLQLHQGQAYTVFTPGEAGTPDDATMSGEDTQSVGPHHYDTEREGIDAVSRRPVTILIGSGIAWLVIGSIFGLMASLKLHWPDWLTDIGPLTFGRVRTLHLNLVIYGWLSMTGIGVALWIAPRIFHTALRHPRLPVIGAVLWNVAVACGALAIASGWTDGEEWLEIPWQIDGLLALAGTFFVWPLLHTALRRNVDHIYVTGWYYLGALCWFPVLFFIANLPGIHSGVQEATVNWWFAHNVLGLWLTPLGVGAAYYFIPKIIGKPIYSYSLSLLGFWALALFYSQVGIHHLIGGPVPTWVVTLSIVHSVMMFVPVIAVAINQHVTVARNLWAFKASVPLRFISLGAVMYTLASFQGSIEALRTVNTVTHFTQYTVGHAHLGAYGFVSFIMFGAVYHMGPRLTGRQWPAPALIKVHFWLVVVGFAIYFFALTIGGVLQGLAMLDATRPFADSVTVLAPYLEARSVGGALMTLGHLIFAGHFVALLAQGRAPQAGTAPTDTVPATAA; encoded by the coding sequence ATGTCGGTAACCATCGGCCTCCTGCTGGCGCTCAGCTTCCTCGTGTCGCTGCTGGCCCTGGCCTTTCTGATCTGGGCGGTGACCAACCGGCAGCTCCAACTGCACCAGGGGCAGGCCTATACGGTTTTCACGCCCGGGGAGGCCGGAACGCCCGACGATGCGACGATGTCCGGCGAGGACACCCAGTCCGTCGGGCCGCATCACTATGACACCGAGCGCGAGGGCATCGATGCGGTTTCGCGCCGCCCTGTGACGATCCTTATCGGCAGCGGCATCGCCTGGCTCGTCATCGGCTCGATCTTCGGCCTGATGGCCTCGCTGAAGCTCCATTGGCCGGACTGGCTGACGGACATCGGCCCGCTGACCTTCGGCCGGGTTCGCACCCTTCACCTGAACCTGGTGATCTACGGCTGGCTGTCGATGACCGGCATCGGCGTGGCGCTCTGGATCGCCCCGCGCATCTTCCACACCGCGCTGCGACATCCGCGCCTGCCGGTGATCGGGGCCGTGCTCTGGAACGTCGCCGTAGCCTGCGGCGCCCTGGCGATCGCCTCAGGCTGGACGGACGGCGAGGAATGGCTGGAGATTCCCTGGCAGATCGATGGGCTGTTGGCCCTGGCCGGCACCTTCTTCGTCTGGCCGCTTCTCCATACGGCGCTGCGGCGCAACGTCGACCATATCTATGTGACCGGCTGGTACTATCTGGGCGCGCTGTGCTGGTTTCCCGTCCTGTTCTTCATCGCCAATCTGCCGGGCATCCATTCGGGCGTGCAGGAGGCGACGGTCAACTGGTGGTTCGCCCACAATGTGCTGGGGCTCTGGCTGACCCCGCTGGGCGTGGGCGCAGCCTATTATTTCATTCCCAAGATCATCGGAAAGCCGATCTACTCCTATAGTCTGTCGCTGCTCGGCTTCTGGGCGCTGGCGCTGTTCTACAGTCAGGTCGGCATCCACCATCTGATCGGCGGTCCGGTGCCGACCTGGGTGGTGACCCTGTCGATCGTCCACAGTGTGATGATGTTCGTGCCTGTGATCGCCGTGGCCATCAACCAGCACGTCACGGTCGCCCGCAACCTCTGGGCCTTCAAGGCCTCGGTTCCTCTGCGGTTCATCTCGCTTGGGGCGGTCATGTACACCCTGGCGTCCTTCCAGGGGTCGATCGAGGCGTTGCGCACGGTCAATACCGTGACCCACTTCACCCAATATACGGTCGGCCACGCCCATCTGGGCGCCTATGGTTTTGTGTCCTTTATTATGTTCGGCGCGGTCTACCACATGGGGCCGCGCTTGACGGGGCGGCAATGGCCTGCGCCGGCCCTGATCAAGGTCCATTTCTGGCTCGTGGTCGTCGGCTTCGCCATCTACTTCTTCGCCCTGACCATCGGCGGCGTGCTGCAAGGCTTGGCCATGCTGGACGCGACGCGCCCCTTCGCCGACAGCGTCACCGTTCTGGCGCCCTATCTTGAGGCCCGCTCTGTCGGCGGCGCGCTGATGACGCTGGGCCATCTCATCTTCGCGGGCCATTTCGTCGCCTTGCTGGCGCAGGGACGCGCCCCTCAGGCTGGCACCGCGCCCACTGACACCGTTCCGGCGACCGCAGCATGA
- a CDS encoding alginate export family protein, which produces MLISILMSGALAASGQQAVADNGWRVSGSARARGETLSGQFRPTAEPSDAVLTTRLTLAVERYVGRVTFGGELFDSRAFGQGPRSSVGVGEVNALELVQAYAKVRLGAGDARTLQLGRFTMDLGSKRFVSRQNFRNTTNAYTGARFDTPLADGALTAFWVMPQVRLPDDRAAIEDNRVAWDREDADLQFAGLFWTRDLGQRLSLDLYVLGLTESDDADQQTRNRRLATPGVRWRQSPAAGLWDVEVEAAAQVGQVRRFASPADTQDVEVRAGFLHLEAGRTFRRQWSPRLAAQFDYVTGDGGQGDYGRFDTLYGARRFEFGPAGLYGAVSRANLVSPGIRLEVKPNRKLDGFVAMRGLWLEDARDSLGATGVVDPSGDSGRFGGTQIEARVRYKLTPDVTLETGGARLFKGRALTDAPNAPAADDTTYGYVDVTYAF; this is translated from the coding sequence GTGCTGATTTCTATCCTCATGAGCGGCGCCCTCGCCGCCAGCGGGCAGCAGGCGGTCGCCGACAACGGCTGGCGTGTGTCCGGGTCAGCGCGAGCGCGCGGAGAGACGCTGTCTGGCCAGTTTCGTCCAACGGCGGAGCCGAGCGACGCCGTTTTGACGACGCGGCTGACGCTGGCCGTCGAGCGGTATGTGGGTCGCGTGACGTTCGGCGGCGAGCTGTTCGATTCCCGGGCTTTCGGTCAGGGGCCGCGGTCGTCGGTCGGCGTCGGCGAGGTCAATGCGCTGGAGCTGGTGCAGGCTTACGCCAAAGTCCGTCTCGGCGCGGGAGACGCGCGGACATTGCAGCTGGGCCGGTTCACCATGGACCTGGGATCCAAGCGTTTCGTCTCTCGCCAGAACTTCCGCAACACCACAAACGCTTATACCGGCGCCCGTTTCGACACGCCCCTGGCCGACGGGGCGCTGACGGCCTTCTGGGTCATGCCGCAGGTGCGGCTGCCGGACGACAGGGCCGCCATCGAGGACAACCGGGTCGCGTGGGATCGCGAGGATGCCGATCTTCAGTTCGCCGGCCTGTTCTGGACTCGCGACCTCGGCCAGCGGCTGTCGCTCGACCTCTATGTCCTCGGCCTCACCGAAAGCGATGACGCGGACCAGCAGACCCGCAACCGCCGGCTGGCGACGCCCGGCGTCCGTTGGCGCCAGTCGCCGGCGGCCGGGCTATGGGATGTTGAGGTCGAGGCGGCGGCTCAGGTCGGCCAGGTCCGCCGCTTTGCCTCGCCCGCAGACACCCAGGATGTGGAGGTCAGGGCCGGCTTCCTTCATCTGGAGGCAGGCCGCACCTTCAGGCGCCAATGGTCGCCGCGACTGGCGGCCCAGTTCGACTATGTCACGGGTGACGGGGGCCAGGGGGACTATGGCCGGTTCGACACCCTTTATGGCGCACGACGCTTCGAGTTCGGCCCCGCCGGTCTCTACGGCGCGGTCTCACGCGCCAACCTCGTGTCGCCCGGCATACGTCTGGAGGTAAAGCCTAACCGCAAGCTGGACGGCTTCGTCGCTATGCGGGGACTCTGGCTGGAAGACGCGCGCGACAGCCTGGGCGCGACGGGGGTCGTCGACCCGTCGGGCGACAGCGGCCGCTTTGGCGGAACCCAAATCGAGGCGCGGGTTCGCTACAAGCTGACCCCTGACGTCACCTTGGAGACCGGCGGCGCCCGGCTCTTCAAGGGCCGCGCCCTGACCGATGCGCCGAACGCGCCGGCGGCCGACGACACCACCTACGGCTATGTGGACGTGACCTATGCCTTCTGA
- a CDS encoding methyltransferase family protein: MRPQAPNRWPWPPLITGGAVLVALITARLWTPPALFPGAFAAGGLLVGLALGLDLWAMLEMRRRRANILPHRAATALVTTGPFAWSRNPIYLANGLLLLGLGGLFDNASFFVAAPVAAFATDRLAIRREERHLALLFGSAWSAYADRVHRWFGRRTPSRSP, translated from the coding sequence GTGAGGCCGCAGGCGCCGAACCGCTGGCCCTGGCCGCCGCTCATCACGGGCGGCGCCGTCCTTGTCGCGCTCATCACGGCGCGTCTATGGACTCCGCCCGCCCTCTTCCCCGGCGCCTTCGCCGCCGGCGGCCTTCTGGTCGGGCTCGCCCTTGGTCTGGACCTCTGGGCCATGCTGGAGATGCGGCGGCGGCGCGCCAACATCCTGCCGCACCGGGCGGCGACCGCCCTGGTCACGACCGGTCCGTTCGCCTGGAGCCGCAACCCGATCTATCTCGCCAACGGCCTGCTGCTGCTCGGCCTCGGGGGCCTGTTCGACAACGCCTCGTTCTTCGTGGCCGCCCCCGTCGCCGCCTTCGCCACCGACCGTCTCGCCATCCGGCGCGAGGAACGACACCTGGCGCTCCTCTTCGGGTCAGCCTGGTCGGCCTACGCCGATCGCGTGCACCGCTGGTTTGGGCGCCGGACGCCGTCGCGGTCACCTTAA
- the cydB gene encoding cytochrome d ubiquinol oxidase subunit II, with the protein MSVDLTLVWAGLLAFAVFAYIVMDGFDLGVGILFPTLKAGDQRDKAMNSIAPVWDGNETWLILGGGGLFAAFPLAYAVLMPAVYTPIIAMLLGLVFRGVAFEYRWRTVRAKPVWDVAFFGGSLLAAFSQGVTLGAILQGVEVSGRAYGGGWWDWLSPFSLLTGAAVVVGYALLGATWLNMKTEGALQAHARAQAWKLGPATLLMIGAVSLATPFLDGEYARRWFDWPGVLLTAQVPLLVLIVAAAFFWTMRQKREVWPFLLSLGLFAVTFAGLGVSVFPYAVPDEITLWQAAAPASSQLFMLVGALILIPIILAYTAYAYWVFRGKVGDDGYH; encoded by the coding sequence ATGAGCGTTGATCTGACCCTGGTCTGGGCCGGCCTGCTGGCCTTCGCCGTCTTCGCCTATATCGTCATGGACGGGTTCGACCTGGGCGTCGGCATCCTGTTCCCGACGCTGAAGGCCGGCGATCAGCGCGACAAGGCGATGAACTCGATCGCTCCGGTGTGGGACGGCAACGAGACCTGGCTGATCCTGGGCGGCGGCGGCCTGTTCGCGGCCTTTCCCCTCGCCTACGCCGTGTTGATGCCGGCGGTCTATACGCCGATCATCGCCATGCTGCTGGGCCTGGTCTTCCGCGGCGTCGCCTTTGAATACCGCTGGCGTACGGTACGGGCCAAGCCCGTCTGGGATGTCGCCTTCTTCGGCGGCTCCCTCTTGGCCGCCTTCTCCCAGGGCGTCACCCTGGGGGCCATCCTGCAAGGGGTCGAGGTGTCGGGCCGCGCCTACGGCGGCGGCTGGTGGGACTGGCTCAGCCCCTTCAGCCTGCTGACCGGCGCCGCCGTCGTCGTCGGCTACGCCCTTCTGGGGGCCACCTGGCTGAACATGAAGACGGAGGGCGCGCTCCAGGCCCACGCCCGCGCCCAGGCCTGGAAACTGGGTCCGGCGACCCTGCTGATGATTGGCGCGGTCAGCCTGGCCACCCCCTTCCTCGACGGCGAATACGCCCGGCGCTGGTTCGACTGGCCCGGCGTGCTTCTGACGGCCCAGGTGCCGTTGCTCGTTCTGATCGTCGCAGCCGCCTTCTTCTGGACCATGCGTCAGAAGCGTGAGGTCTGGCCCTTCCTGCTGTCTCTGGGCCTGTTCGCCGTCACCTTCGCGGGGCTGGGCGTCAGCGTCTTCCCCTACGCTGTGCCCGACGAGATCACCCTGTGGCAGGCCGCCGCCCCCGCCTCCAGCCAGCTGTTCATGCTGGTCGGCGCCCTGATCCTGATCCCGATCATCCTAGCCTACACCGCCTATGCCTACTGGGTGTTTCGCGGCAAGGTCGGCGACGACGGTTACCACTGA
- a CDS encoding cytochrome ubiquinol oxidase subunit I gives MDFDALILARMQFAFTVAFHIVFPAFSIGLASYLAVLEALWLKTGRELYLNLFKYWLKIFAVAFGMGVVSGLVMSYQFGTNWSVFSDKAGPVIGPLMAYEVLSAFFLEAGFLGVMLFGLNRVGKKLHFLATLMVAIGTFASAFWILSVNSWMQTPQGYAINEVGQFIPADWFKIVFNPSFPYRLAHMLLAAYLTTGLVVGAVGALHLMKERTNKGARKMFAMAMGMILVAAPVQIFIGDMHGLNTLEHQPAKVMAMEGHFQSHPDGAPLILFGLPDREAATVHGAVEVPKLSSLILKHDPNAPLAGLDTIARADWPPVEIVFWSFRVMVGLGMAMLLLGLWGLYARLRKRLYDAPWLHRFALVMGPMGFVAVLAGWITTEVGRQPWTVYGLLRTADSAAPLAAPAVATSLAAFAVVYFTVFGAGVFYILRLMSHAPHRDEPGVAETPIRTAGITPAPAIDPDRPIPTGEETDHER, from the coding sequence ATGGACTTTGACGCCCTGATCCTGGCGCGGATGCAGTTCGCCTTCACCGTCGCCTTCCACATCGTCTTCCCGGCCTTCTCTATCGGCCTGGCCAGCTATCTGGCCGTGCTGGAGGCCCTGTGGCTGAAAACGGGGCGCGAGCTCTATCTGAACCTGTTCAAATACTGGCTGAAGATCTTCGCCGTCGCCTTCGGCATGGGCGTCGTCTCCGGTCTGGTGATGTCCTATCAGTTCGGCACCAACTGGTCGGTCTTCTCCGACAAGGCCGGACCCGTCATCGGCCCCCTCATGGCTTATGAGGTGCTCAGCGCCTTCTTCCTCGAGGCGGGCTTCCTGGGCGTGATGCTGTTCGGCCTGAACCGGGTCGGCAAGAAGCTGCACTTCCTGGCCACCCTGATGGTCGCCATCGGCACCTTCGCCTCGGCCTTCTGGATCCTGTCGGTCAACAGCTGGATGCAGACGCCGCAAGGCTACGCCATCAACGAGGTGGGGCAGTTCATCCCGGCCGACTGGTTCAAGATCGTCTTCAACCCGTCCTTCCCCTATCGCCTCGCCCACATGCTGCTGGCGGCCTATCTGACGACCGGTCTGGTGGTGGGCGCGGTCGGCGCCTTGCACCTGATGAAGGAGCGGACCAACAAGGGCGCGCGCAAGATGTTCGCCATGGCCATGGGCATGATCCTGGTCGCCGCTCCGGTGCAGATCTTCATCGGCGACATGCACGGGTTGAACACCTTGGAGCACCAGCCCGCCAAGGTCATGGCGATGGAAGGCCATTTCCAAAGCCACCCGGACGGGGCGCCGCTGATCCTGTTCGGCCTGCCCGATCGCGAGGCCGCCACCGTCCATGGGGCCGTCGAGGTTCCGAAGCTGTCGTCCCTGATCCTGAAGCACGATCCGAACGCTCCGCTGGCCGGTCTCGACACCATCGCCCGCGCCGACTGGCCTCCGGTGGAGATCGTCTTCTGGTCCTTCCGCGTCATGGTGGGATTAGGCATGGCTATGCTGCTGCTGGGACTGTGGGGACTGTACGCCCGGCTGCGCAAACGCCTTTACGATGCCCCCTGGCTGCACCGCTTCGCCCTGGTCATGGGACCGATGGGTTTCGTCGCCGTGCTGGCCGGCTGGATCACCACGGAAGTCGGCCGTCAGCCCTGGACCGTCTACGGCCTGTTGCGCACCGCCGACAGCGCTGCGCCCCTGGCGGCGCCCGCCGTCGCAACCTCCCTGGCCGCCTTCGCTGTGGTCTATTTCACCGTCTTCGGCGCCGGGGTCTTCTACATCCTGCGTCTGATGAGCCATGCGCCGCACCGGGACGAGCCGGGCGTGGCGGAAACCCCGATCCGCACGGCGGGCATCACCCCCGCCCCCGCCATCGACCCGGACCGCCCCATCCCGACCGGCGAGGAGACCGATCATGAGCGTTGA
- a CDS encoding sulfite exporter TauE/SafE family protein, whose product MDLSPLQYGLGAGAGSLVGFTLGLVGGGGSILAVPLIVYLVGVKEPHLAIGTSAFAVAANAFANVINHARHGTVKWKIASLFAVAGVLGAFLGSSLGKAVDGQKLLALFAVLMLVVGVLMLRGRSAGGDPNVQLDRRNAPKLVGTGLATGVMSGFFGIGGGFLIVPSLMFSTRMPIYYAVGSSLVGVTAFGLTTAFNYALDGWVDWPLAAVFIGGGVLGGLVGARLAKALSGQKGVLNTVFAGLIFVVAFYMLYRSAGALGLIG is encoded by the coding sequence ATGGACCTGTCTCCGCTGCAGTACGGCCTCGGCGCCGGCGCCGGCTCGCTCGTCGGCTTCACCCTGGGCCTGGTCGGCGGCGGCGGGTCCATCCTGGCCGTGCCGCTGATCGTCTATCTGGTCGGGGTCAAGGAGCCGCATCTGGCGATCGGCACCAGCGCCTTCGCCGTGGCCGCCAACGCCTTCGCCAATGTGATCAATCATGCCCGCCACGGCACGGTGAAATGGAAAATCGCCAGTCTGTTCGCGGTCGCCGGGGTGCTCGGAGCCTTTCTGGGTTCGAGCCTGGGCAAGGCCGTGGACGGTCAGAAGCTGCTGGCCCTTTTCGCCGTCCTGATGCTTGTCGTCGGCGTACTGATGTTGCGGGGCCGCTCCGCCGGCGGCGACCCGAACGTTCAGCTTGATCGCCGCAATGCACCTAAGCTCGTCGGCACAGGGCTGGCCACGGGCGTGATGTCGGGCTTCTTCGGCATCGGCGGCGGCTTCCTGATCGTGCCTAGCCTGATGTTCTCGACCCGGATGCCGATCTATTATGCGGTTGGCTCATCGCTTGTCGGCGTCACCGCCTTCGGCCTGACCACGGCCTTCAACTACGCCCTGGACGGCTGGGTCGACTGGCCCCTGGCGGCGGTGTTCATCGGCGGCGGCGTACTGGGCGGCCTCGTCGGCGCGCGGTTGGCCAAGGCGCTGTCGGGACAAAAAGGCGTCTTGAACACCGTCTTCGCCGGGCTGATCTTCGTCGTCGCCTTCTATATGCTTTACCGCAGCGCCGGCGCGCTCGGCCTGATTGGTTGA
- a CDS encoding NAD(P)/FAD-dependent oxidoreductase, protein MSAQYAPLESCDVLIVGGGSAGIATAASLLRRRPGLDVRIVEPSEHHYYQPGWTMVGAGVFTPERTRRRTEDLIPQGAQWVRGSVAAFDPIHDRVELTDGRWIGYRMLVAAPGLKLDWGAIPGLAETLGRNNVTSNYGYETAPYTWKLVQAMQSGRAIFTQPPMPIKCAGAPQKAMYLSANLWRDHGRNDIEIEFHNAGPVLFGVKDYVPALMEYVRKYRIDLNFGSKLVAVDGPARTATFAVTNADGEVSQVRREFDFLHVCPPQTAPDFIRESPLAAESGWIEVDDATLRHKRFENVFGLGDACSAPNAKTAAAARKQAPVVAENILSLLDGQPIRAVYDGYGSCPLTVERGKIVLAEFGYGGKLLPSFPKWMLDGTKPTRLAWHLKAQALPEIYWLGMLRGREWLAGPHHIEPAPQLRPAVA, encoded by the coding sequence GTGAGCGCCCAGTACGCCCCCCTGGAGTCCTGCGATGTCCTGATCGTCGGCGGTGGATCCGCCGGCATCGCCACAGCCGCCAGCCTCCTGCGCCGTCGCCCGGGTCTCGACGTCCGCATCGTCGAGCCGTCCGAACATCACTACTATCAGCCTGGCTGGACCATGGTCGGCGCCGGCGTCTTCACGCCCGAGCGGACCCGGCGCCGCACCGAGGACCTGATCCCCCAAGGCGCCCAGTGGGTGCGGGGTTCGGTCGCGGCTTTCGACCCCATCCATGATCGCGTCGAACTGACCGACGGCCGCTGGATCGGCTATCGCATGCTGGTCGCAGCGCCGGGATTGAAGCTGGACTGGGGCGCCATTCCGGGCCTGGCCGAAACCCTTGGGCGCAACAACGTCACGTCCAACTACGGCTATGAGACCGCGCCCTACACCTGGAAGCTGGTGCAGGCGATGCAGAGCGGCCGGGCGATCTTCACCCAGCCGCCCATGCCGATCAAATGCGCCGGCGCCCCCCAGAAGGCCATGTATCTGTCGGCCAATCTCTGGCGTGATCACGGCCGAAACGACATCGAGATCGAATTCCACAACGCCGGGCCGGTCTTGTTCGGGGTCAAGGACTACGTCCCGGCCCTGATGGAATATGTCCGCAAATACCGCATCGACCTGAACTTCGGATCGAAGCTGGTCGCGGTGGATGGTCCTGCCAGGACGGCGACCTTCGCCGTGACGAACGCGGACGGCGAAGTCAGTCAGGTTCGGCGCGAGTTCGACTTCCTGCACGTCTGCCCGCCGCAGACCGCGCCGGACTTCATTCGCGAAAGTCCGCTGGCCGCCGAAAGCGGCTGGATCGAGGTGGATGACGCCACCTTGCGCCACAAGCGGTTCGAAAACGTCTTCGGTCTGGGCGACGCCTGTTCGGCGCCCAACGCCAAGACTGCTGCGGCCGCCCGCAAACAGGCGCCCGTGGTGGCCGAGAACATCCTGTCGCTGCTGGACGGCCAGCCGATTCGGGCGGTCTATGACGGCTATGGCTCATGTCCGCTCACGGTCGAGCGCGGCAAGATCGTGCTGGCCGAGTTCGGCTATGGCGGCAAGCTCCTGCCCAGCTTCCCGAAATGGATGCTCGACGGGACCAAGCCGACCCGTCTGGCCTGGCATCTGAAGGCCCAGGCCCTGCCCGAAATCTACTGGCTTGGGATGTTGCGCGGTCGCGAATGGCTGGCCGGCCCCCACCACATCGAACCCGCCCCCCAGCTTCGCCCTGCTGTCGCCTGA
- a CDS encoding TIGR01244 family sulfur transferase — MDIRPLDEALSASPQIAPEDLPAIAAQGFRSVISNRPDGEEPGQPSAEDLRQAAEAAGLAFAHVPVVGGAISDQDVADFREALTNLPQPVFGFCRTGTRTTTLWALANASAQTPDHLIARARSAGYDLGALRPRLEGPAS, encoded by the coding sequence ATGGATATTCGCCCCCTGGACGAGGCCCTGTCCGCCTCGCCCCAGATCGCCCCGGAAGACCTGCCCGCCATCGCGGCCCAGGGGTTCCGGTCGGTGATTTCCAACCGACCCGACGGCGAAGAGCCCGGCCAGCCCAGCGCCGAAGATCTGCGCCAGGCCGCCGAGGCTGCGGGACTGGCTTTCGCCCATGTCCCCGTGGTCGGCGGCGCCATCTCCGACCAGGACGTGGCGGACTTCCGCGAGGCTCTGACCAACCTGCCCCAGCCTGTGTTCGGCTTCTGCCGCACCGGCACGCGCACGACCACCCTGTGGGCGCTGGCGAACGCCAGCGCACAAACTCCTGATCATCTGATCGCCCGCGCCAGGAGCGCCGGCTACGACCTCGGCGCCCTGCGTCCCCGTCTTGAGGGGCCCGCGTCGTGA
- a CDS encoding DUF6691 family protein has protein sequence MNRLIVAVLCGLLFGAGMVVSDMINPARVLAFLDVTGAWDTSLAFVMGGALIPSAIAYLTRRRMDAPVAADTFHVPESRIIDTPLVGGAVLFGLGWGLVGLCPGPALAALTTGAWQAFVFVGALVAGMALFRLTLDRNA, from the coding sequence GTGAACCGGCTGATCGTCGCCGTCCTGTGCGGCCTGCTGTTCGGCGCCGGCATGGTGGTGTCCGATATGATCAACCCGGCGCGCGTCCTGGCCTTCCTGGATGTGACGGGCGCGTGGGACACCTCGCTGGCCTTCGTCATGGGCGGGGCGCTGATCCCCTCCGCCATCGCCTATCTGACCCGCCGGCGCATGGATGCTCCGGTCGCGGCCGACACCTTCCATGTGCCTGAGAGCCGCATCATCGACACCCCCTTGGTCGGCGGGGCCGTCCTGTTCGGCCTGGGCTGGGGCCTGGTCGGCCTGTGCCCCGGCCCCGCGCTGGCGGCGCTGACGACCGGCGCCTGGCAGGCCTTCGTCTTCGTCGGCGCCCTCGTGGCCGGCATGGCGCTGTTCCGCCTGACGCTCGACCGAAACGCCTGA
- a CDS encoding YeeE/YedE family protein, protein MLEPLPFVWPLAGGLLVGLSAGLYLLLNGRVAGISGLTAAATSLSKGAPRTLGLLFIAGLLGGAALASALIRRPEVQITSEIWLLVLGGLIVGFGTRWGSGCTSGHGVCGLARLSPRSIVATGVFMAVAALTVFVTRHLLGGLA, encoded by the coding sequence ATGCTTGAGCCCCTCCCCTTCGTCTGGCCGTTGGCCGGCGGTCTGCTGGTCGGCCTGTCCGCCGGTCTCTATCTGTTGCTGAACGGGCGCGTGGCCGGAATCTCGGGCCTAACGGCGGCGGCAACCAGCCTGTCGAAAGGCGCGCCGCGTACCCTGGGCCTCCTTTTCATCGCCGGCCTGTTGGGCGGAGCGGCCCTCGCCTCGGCGCTGATCCGCAGGCCCGAGGTGCAGATCACCTCGGAGATCTGGCTGCTGGTGCTCGGCGGCCTGATCGTCGGCTTCGGCACGCGTTGGGGCTCGGGCTGCACCAGCGGCCACGGCGTCTGCGGCCTGGCCCGCCTGTCGCCCCGCTCCATCGTCGCCACCGGCGTCTTCATGGCGGTTGCGGCCCTAACCGTCTTCGTCACCCGCCACCTGTTGGGAGGCCTGGCGTGA